A genomic stretch from Candidatus Kapaibacterium thiocyanatum includes:
- a CDS encoding 2-(1,2-epoxy-1,2-dihydrophenyl)acetyl-CoA isomerase, producing MTFETILYTIEDGIGTITLNRPDSFNAANEQLTTDLQQALADATTNEAVRCVVLTGAGKAFCSGQDLKDAPTGGGKRSLKDSLHRRYNPIIRAMRSMPKPIIAGINGVAAGAGLSLALAADVRIMSSAARMVEAFIGIALIPDSGATCFYPRMLGYAKAFEFATLNKPITADDALHLGMVNMVVAPRAFPAALAAVARQYAHGPTQTYGFVKELLQQGMTSTLDDMLEREADYQQRAGESADYTEGVTAFIEKRSPRFTGR from the coding sequence ATGACATTCGAGACGATCCTGTATACCATCGAGGACGGCATAGGTACGATCACGCTGAATCGTCCCGATTCCTTCAACGCTGCCAACGAACAACTGACGACGGACCTGCAGCAGGCCCTGGCCGATGCCACCACGAACGAGGCCGTGCGCTGCGTCGTATTGACGGGCGCAGGCAAGGCCTTCTGCTCCGGACAGGACCTCAAGGACGCTCCGACCGGTGGCGGCAAGCGCAGTCTCAAGGATTCCCTGCACCGTCGTTACAACCCCATCATCCGGGCCATGCGCTCCATGCCCAAGCCCATCATCGCAGGCATCAACGGTGTGGCCGCAGGCGCAGGCCTTTCCCTGGCCCTCGCTGCCGACGTCCGCATCATGAGCAGCGCCGCACGCATGGTGGAAGCCTTCATCGGCATCGCCCTCATCCCGGATTCGGGAGCGACCTGCTTCTATCCCCGCATGCTCGGCTATGCCAAGGCCTTCGAATTCGCCACGCTGAACAAGCCCATCACGGCCGACGACGCGCTCCATCTCGGAATGGTCAACATGGTCGTGGCCCCAAGGGCCTTCCCTGCCGCACTGGCAGCCGTGGCCAGACAGTATGCCCATGGACCGACGCAGACATACGGCTTCGTCAAGGAACTTCTCCAGCAGGGCATGACGTCGACGCTCGACGACATGCTCGAACGCGAGGCCGACTATCAACAACGCGCAGGTGAATCGGCCGACTACACCGAAGGTGTCACGGCCTTCATCGAGAAACGTTCGCCGCGCTTCACCGGACGCTGA
- a CDS encoding site-specific tyrosine recombinase XerD, whose amino-acid sequence MNAAPQLPPPLTRDITQFTHYLRLERGLAETTIVAYEHDIRQFAGFLANRAMTAFPQATLAVARDFFVALADVGIGTTSRARYLSSLKHLYRYLVAAGRATADITEAMELPRGKRHLPDALTVDEMQRLLDVINLSSPGGLRNRAMLETMYACGLRVSETATLRQRDILAEMEIVRVFGKGSKERIVPIGLSALEWIRRYQTEARGSLVKTSETDDILFLNYRGKPLSRMGIWKIINEAATSAGIEKHVHPHMFRHSFATHLIEGGADLRAVQEMLGHADIATTQIYTHIDRAYIKEVHTLFHPRSRG is encoded by the coding sequence ATGAATGCAGCACCGCAGCTTCCTCCGCCGTTGACTCGCGACATCACGCAGTTCACCCATTACCTGCGTCTCGAGCGTGGGTTGGCCGAAACGACGATCGTCGCCTACGAACACGATATCCGTCAGTTCGCCGGCTTCCTGGCGAACCGTGCAATGACGGCGTTCCCCCAGGCGACACTCGCCGTGGCGCGCGATTTCTTCGTCGCCCTTGCCGATGTCGGCATCGGTACGACGAGCAGGGCGCGCTATCTGTCGTCACTGAAGCATCTGTATCGCTACCTCGTCGCGGCCGGCCGCGCCACGGCCGATATCACCGAAGCGATGGAACTGCCGAGAGGAAAACGCCATCTGCCCGATGCTCTCACGGTCGACGAGATGCAGCGACTGCTCGACGTCATCAATCTCTCGTCTCCCGGCGGCCTGCGTAACAGGGCGATGCTCGAAACCATGTATGCCTGTGGACTGCGGGTCAGCGAAACGGCGACGCTACGGCAACGCGACATCCTTGCGGAAATGGAAATCGTCCGCGTCTTCGGTAAAGGCTCGAAGGAACGCATCGTCCCTATCGGTCTGTCGGCTCTGGAATGGATACGACGATACCAGACGGAAGCACGGGGCAGCCTGGTGAAGACGAGCGAAACGGACGACATCCTCTTCCTCAACTATCGCGGGAAGCCGCTGTCGCGCATGGGCATCTGGAAGATCATCAACGAAGCGGCAACGTCGGCGGGTATCGAGAAGCACGTCCATCCGCACATGTTCCGTCACTCCTTCGCCACCCATCTCATCGAAGGCGGTGCGGACCTCCGTGCCGTCCAGGAGATGCTCGGTCATGCGGATATCGCGACGACCCAGATCTATACGCACATCGATCGCGCCTATATCAAGGAAGTGCACACCTTGTTCCATCCCCGTTCCCGTGGCTGA
- a CDS encoding enoyl-CoA hydratase (Catalyzes the reversible hydration of unsaturated fatty acyl-CoA to beta-hydroxyacyl-CoA), with product MEVYTPLPGIGAIKLNRPNVLNALSLQTMIELVQAFEAYDNDSTVRCIVLHGNEKAFAAGADITEMSDADAIEMLRRDQFSRWERIRLTRTPVIAAVSGFALGGGCELAMVCDMIVASDTAQFGQPEINIGVMPGAGGTQRLTRAVGKALAMEMVLTGRMISARQALQAGLVNRVVPTEVYLDEAMALAQDVAAKAPVAARLAKESVLKAFSTTLEGGMEFERKNFYMLFATEDQKEGMKAFVEKRKPEWKGK from the coding sequence ATCGAAGTCTATACGCCGTTACCCGGCATCGGTGCGATCAAACTCAATCGACCGAACGTCCTGAACGCCCTGAGCCTGCAGACGATGATCGAGCTGGTGCAGGCCTTCGAAGCATACGACAACGACTCCACCGTCCGCTGCATCGTTCTCCACGGTAACGAGAAGGCCTTCGCCGCCGGTGCCGATATCACGGAAATGAGCGATGCAGATGCCATCGAGATGCTGCGCCGTGACCAGTTCAGTCGCTGGGAACGCATCCGGCTCACCAGGACGCCGGTGATCGCAGCCGTCAGTGGCTTCGCCCTCGGTGGCGGATGCGAGCTGGCGATGGTCTGCGACATGATCGTCGCGAGCGACACAGCACAGTTCGGTCAGCCCGAAATCAACATCGGCGTGATGCCCGGTGCCGGTGGCACGCAGCGTCTGACGCGCGCCGTAGGCAAGGCACTGGCCATGGAGATGGTATTGACGGGACGTATGATCTCGGCACGTCAGGCCTTGCAGGCGGGCCTCGTCAACCGCGTCGTTCCCACCGAAGTCTATCTCGACGAAGCGATGGCGTTGGCGCAGGACGTCGCTGCCAAGGCGCCCGTCGCCGCGCGACTCGCCAAGGAAAGCGTGCTGAAGGCATTCAGCACCACGCTCGAAGGAGGAATGGAATTCGAACGCAAGAACTTCTACATGCTGTTCGCCACCGAAGACCAGAAGGAAGGGATGAAGGCCTTCGTCGAAAAACGGAAACCTGAATGGAAGGGCAAGTGA